Proteins encoded together in one Terriglobus saanensis SP1PR4 window:
- a CDS encoding HD domain-containing protein — MPTMNALLQIPDSKLAKEATEILRTYATSLIYNHSLRVYLFAAEQGREKKLHFDPELLYISAAFHDLGLVKEFSSADERFEVDGANAARRFLASHGIPEEQVQTAWEAIALHTTPGVTQYMRPEVALLYTGVGLDVLGEGFEGFPTELREEIVAQYPREDFKAGIVQAFFGGFAHKPGTTFGTVKADVCERFIPGYRSPNFCDLIAASLFPDSRSS; from the coding sequence ATGCCGACGATGAACGCTTTATTGCAGATTCCCGATTCCAAACTCGCCAAGGAAGCCACAGAGATCCTTCGCACATACGCCACCAGCCTGATCTACAACCATTCGCTGCGCGTCTATCTATTTGCTGCAGAGCAGGGACGCGAGAAGAAATTGCATTTTGATCCTGAACTGCTTTACATCAGCGCTGCCTTTCACGATCTGGGACTGGTCAAGGAGTTCTCCAGCGCCGACGAGCGTTTTGAAGTGGATGGCGCCAATGCTGCGCGGCGGTTCCTGGCCTCACACGGTATTCCGGAGGAGCAGGTGCAGACGGCCTGGGAGGCGATTGCCTTGCACACCACGCCGGGTGTGACGCAGTACATGCGTCCCGAAGTCGCGCTGCTGTATACCGGTGTCGGTCTGGACGTGCTGGGTGAAGGCTTCGAGGGCTTTCCCACCGAGCTGCGCGAGGAGATCGTCGCGCAGTATCCGCGAGAGGACTTCAAAGCGGGGATCGTGCAGGCGTTCTTTGGTGGATTCGCCCATAAGCCCGGAACGACCTTTGGTACCGTAAAGGCCGATGTCTGCGAGCGTTTTATTCCTGGGTACCGGAGTCCGAACTTCTGCGATCTGATTGCTGCGTCGCTGTTTCCGGACTCCCGTTCCTCGTAG
- a CDS encoding Dps family protein, whose protein sequence is MSNTAELIARQKAPLATPSDIDAKSVKDITGALNALLADVFTLYLKTKNFHWHMSGPHFRDYHLLLDDHGDQLFAMTDDIAERVRKIGGTTIRSIGQIARLQRIADNDAEYVTPKDMLSELHEDEKALVLSMRAAHVLCDDAEDVATASLLENWIDQSQRRGWFLFESTRN, encoded by the coding sequence ATGTCGAACACAGCTGAACTTATCGCTCGCCAAAAGGCTCCGTTGGCTACACCTTCGGATATCGACGCCAAATCGGTGAAAGATATCACCGGAGCTCTCAACGCTTTGCTGGCCGATGTCTTCACCCTTTACCTCAAGACGAAGAACTTTCATTGGCATATGAGCGGTCCTCACTTCCGCGACTATCATCTTCTGCTCGACGATCACGGCGACCAGCTTTTTGCTATGACCGATGACATCGCAGAACGTGTTCGCAAGATCGGGGGAACAACGATTCGTTCGATCGGGCAGATCGCACGTTTGCAGCGTATTGCCGACAACGATGCGGAGTACGTTACGCCGAAGGACATGCTGAGCGAGCTGCATGAGGATGAGAAAGCGCTTGTTTTGAGCATGCGCGCTGCCCATGTGCTCTGTGACGACGCGGAGGATGTCGCGACGGCGAGTCTTTTGGAGAACTGGATCGACCAATCGCAGCGCCGCGGCTGGTTCCTCTTTGAATCGACACGCAACTAA
- a CDS encoding ABC-F family ATP-binding cassette domain-containing protein has translation MPPIINAQSLSKRFGAKPLFEDISFTINDGDRIGLIGPNGAGKSTLLAILAGREDTDTGEVAMRKRARVGYVVQNSEFAPGQSIRHVLERALHAAGVPEGEREQRLRETLGRTGFVDENAEAAKLSGGWRKRLAIAEGAVTGPDVLLLDEPTNHLDLGGIHWLEELLSQAPFACVIISHDRYFLEEVANETMELNRVYAGGALRVKGKYSKFLEERELYLEAQTKQQDALKNRVKTEVEWLRRGPKARTTKSKARIDSAHEMMGQLAEVNQRTKTTSAGIDFTATDRQTKRLVEMEDVGCVLGERTILNKLDFVMTAGMRLGLVGPNGSGKTTLLKLLTGELEPTRGTIKRAQMLRTVYFSQNREIDTSLTLRRALAPEGDSVVHNGNVIHVASWASRFLFTGEQLNQPVERLSGGERARVLIARLMLQPADLLLMDEPTNDLDIPTLEILEASLLEYPGALVLVTHDRYMLDRVSTTVLGLDGKGATERFADFAQWEEWMVARDGDLSEELLSVGPRTAEVKSKATKKKLSYLDQRDWDSIEKRVEEAEARLNAAHDKLEDSAVTSDAVKLQAALDEQASAQEAMDGLYARWAELAEKAG, from the coding sequence ATGCCGCCGATCATTAACGCTCAGTCGCTGAGCAAGCGTTTTGGAGCGAAGCCGCTCTTTGAAGATATTTCGTTCACCATCAATGATGGCGACCGCATTGGCTTGATTGGGCCAAACGGCGCTGGAAAATCCACGTTGCTGGCGATTCTTGCCGGACGCGAAGACACCGATACGGGTGAAGTCGCGATGCGGAAACGCGCGCGCGTGGGCTATGTCGTCCAGAACTCCGAGTTTGCACCGGGGCAGTCGATCCGCCACGTACTGGAGCGGGCGCTGCACGCCGCAGGTGTGCCGGAGGGCGAGCGGGAGCAGAGGCTTCGCGAGACGCTGGGACGAACAGGGTTTGTGGACGAGAACGCGGAGGCTGCGAAGCTCTCCGGCGGATGGCGCAAGCGCCTGGCGATCGCCGAAGGTGCCGTAACCGGCCCCGACGTTTTGCTGCTGGATGAACCGACGAACCATCTCGATCTGGGCGGCATTCACTGGCTGGAAGAGCTTTTGTCGCAGGCTCCGTTTGCGTGCGTAATTATTTCGCATGATCGCTACTTTCTTGAAGAAGTCGCCAACGAGACGATGGAGTTGAACCGCGTCTATGCGGGCGGCGCTCTGCGTGTGAAGGGCAAGTATTCCAAGTTCCTGGAAGAGCGCGAGCTTTACCTGGAGGCGCAGACAAAGCAGCAGGATGCGCTGAAGAACCGTGTGAAGACCGAAGTGGAGTGGCTTCGCCGCGGACCCAAGGCTCGTACGACGAAGAGCAAGGCGCGTATCGATTCAGCCCACGAGATGATGGGTCAGTTGGCCGAGGTAAATCAGCGGACGAAGACCACGTCTGCGGGCATTGATTTCACGGCGACGGATCGCCAGACCAAGCGACTGGTAGAGATGGAAGATGTAGGCTGCGTTCTGGGTGAACGGACGATTCTGAACAAGCTGGACTTTGTTATGACAGCGGGAATGCGTCTGGGCCTGGTGGGGCCGAATGGTTCCGGCAAGACCACGCTGCTGAAGCTGTTGACGGGCGAACTGGAACCGACGCGCGGAACGATCAAGCGCGCACAGATGCTGCGGACAGTTTACTTCTCGCAGAACCGCGAGATCGATACGAGCCTGACGCTGCGCCGCGCGCTGGCGCCCGAGGGCGACTCCGTGGTGCATAACGGCAACGTGATTCACGTGGCGAGTTGGGCTTCGCGTTTTCTCTTCACGGGTGAGCAGTTGAACCAGCCGGTAGAGCGGTTGAGCGGTGGCGAGCGGGCGCGCGTGTTGATCGCGCGGCTGATGCTGCAGCCCGCCGATCTTCTACTGATGGATGAGCCGACAAACGATCTGGATATCCCGACGCTTGAGATTCTGGAGGCGAGCCTTCTGGAGTATCCCGGAGCGCTGGTGCTGGTGACGCATGACCGCTACATGCTGGACCGCGTGAGTACGACGGTGCTTGGTCTCGATGGCAAGGGCGCGACAGAGCGGTTTGCCGATTTTGCCCAGTGGGAAGAGTGGATGGTGGCGCGTGACGGCGATCTGAGCGAAGAGCTTCTGAGCGTTGGACCTCGCACTGCCGAAGTGAAGAGCAAGGCGACGAAGAAGAAGCTCTCGTATCTCGACCAGCGCGATTGGGATTCGATCGAGAAGCGCGTGGAAGAGGCCGAGGCCCGGTTGAACGCGGCACATGACAAGCTGGAGGATTCGGCGGTGACATCGGATGCGGTGAAGTTGCAGGCGGCGCTGGATGAGCAGGCGAGCGCACAAGAGGCCATGGATGGTTTGTATGCGCGTTGGGCTGAACTGGCTGAGAAGGCTGGATAA
- a CDS encoding acyltransferase family protein, whose translation MAKGIVQTSINSTTLPVRQTKSGYLPSLDGWRAIAIAAVMIHHDAWTGNFSLQAFKIRTAWGLELFFAISGFLICSRILGEEEKFATFKIASFYIRRFFRIQPAACAYLGVVGLLMVGGVVMESPKFWIGALFGYQNFLYNSHVSARENIRTLLTGHFWTLAVEEHFYILISATLFFFKRRRILVLASLWFSSVILNRLLVNVCHIDLASRFRMTNVVLPYLLFAALAAALLQNKKNLETVKAYLSPWITVLITVLLVSLRTVNQPSGLFTTDTLDRSEKYIFYCFTLWIVSTVTHPRSLSTRFLENRAIRYVGRLSYSLYLWHVLFFLPARPEMGITWHPLVIMSSFPLRYLFTLIAALVSYYVVERPMIRIGHRLADRFQLRSSSVSPQNALILKQGPT comes from the coding sequence ATGGCAAAAGGTATTGTGCAAACTTCAATAAATTCAACAACACTTCCAGTACGGCAAACGAAATCAGGCTATTTACCAAGTCTGGATGGCTGGCGCGCGATCGCCATCGCCGCTGTTATGATCCATCACGATGCATGGACTGGAAATTTTTCCCTGCAAGCCTTCAAAATTCGCACTGCGTGGGGATTGGAGCTTTTCTTTGCCATTAGCGGCTTTCTAATCTGCTCACGCATATTGGGCGAAGAGGAAAAATTCGCGACGTTCAAGATCGCCTCTTTTTACATACGAAGATTTTTTCGTATTCAGCCTGCCGCCTGCGCCTATCTGGGAGTGGTGGGTTTGCTCATGGTGGGCGGCGTAGTTATGGAGTCACCAAAATTTTGGATCGGTGCACTGTTTGGATATCAGAACTTTTTGTATAACTCGCACGTGTCAGCGCGGGAGAACATTAGAACTCTGCTCACTGGTCACTTCTGGACCTTGGCCGTAGAGGAACATTTTTACATCCTGATCTCGGCAACACTTTTTTTCTTCAAGAGAAGGCGTATTCTCGTCCTCGCCAGTCTCTGGTTCAGTTCTGTCATCCTGAACAGGCTTCTTGTCAACGTATGCCATATCGACTTGGCTTCCCGATTCCGAATGACGAATGTCGTTCTTCCTTATTTATTATTCGCGGCGCTAGCAGCCGCGCTGCTTCAAAACAAGAAAAACCTTGAAACCGTAAAAGCCTATCTGTCTCCTTGGATAACAGTTCTGATTACGGTTCTACTCGTGAGCCTGAGAACCGTAAACCAGCCGAGCGGCCTCTTTACGACGGACACACTGGATCGATCTGAGAAATACATCTTCTATTGCTTCACTCTTTGGATTGTGTCTACCGTGACCCATCCCAGGAGCCTCTCTACTAGGTTTCTGGAAAATAGAGCAATTCGGTACGTGGGGCGCTTGTCTTACAGTCTTTACCTGTGGCATGTATTGTTCTTCTTACCAGCGCGACCGGAAATGGGAATCACCTGGCACCCTCTAGTCATTATGTCGTCATTTCCGTTGCGCTACCTCTTCACCTTAATTGCGGCACTCGTTAGCTATTATGTGGTCGAGCGTCCAATGATCAGGATTGGCCATAGACTCGCGGATAGGTTCCAACTTAGATCTAGCTCCGTCAGTCCACAAAACGCACTTATCTTGAAGCAAGGCCCCACCTGA
- a CDS encoding enoyl-ACP reductase FabI, which yields MIDLKGKVAVVFGLANKRSIAWAIAQKLNEAGARVAICYQSERLAREAEALLPELNDAKAFQCDVSVDAEIDNVFEQLKATYGKLDIIVHSVAFAPADAIKNDFLETKREDFRVALDVSAYSLIAVARGAAPLMTDGGSILTLTYYGSTKVFPNYNAMGVAKAALEATVRYLAASLGSKKIRVNAISAGPIKTLAARGIGDFNKILNAVEERAPLHRNVETVEVGNAAIFLASDLASGITGEVTFVDCGYNVTGL from the coding sequence ATGATCGATCTCAAGGGAAAAGTCGCCGTCGTCTTCGGCCTCGCCAACAAGCGCTCCATCGCCTGGGCCATCGCCCAGAAGCTCAATGAGGCCGGCGCACGCGTCGCCATTTGCTACCAGAGCGAACGCCTCGCCCGCGAAGCCGAAGCCCTCCTTCCGGAGTTGAACGACGCCAAGGCCTTCCAGTGCGACGTCTCCGTCGATGCTGAAATCGACAATGTCTTCGAACAGCTCAAGGCCACCTACGGCAAGCTGGACATCATCGTCCACTCCGTCGCCTTCGCGCCTGCAGATGCCATCAAGAACGACTTCCTCGAAACGAAACGGGAAGACTTCCGCGTCGCCCTCGACGTCAGCGCCTACTCGCTCATTGCCGTCGCCCGAGGCGCAGCTCCACTCATGACCGACGGCGGCTCGATCCTCACACTGACCTACTACGGCTCCACCAAGGTCTTCCCCAACTACAACGCCATGGGCGTCGCCAAGGCCGCACTGGAAGCCACGGTGCGCTACCTTGCCGCCTCGCTCGGCAGCAAGAAGATCCGCGTCAACGCCATCTCCGCAGGCCCCATCAAAACGCTCGCCGCACGCGGCATCGGCGACTTCAACAAGATCCTGAACGCCGTGGAAGAACGCGCCCCGCTTCACCGCAACGTAGAGACCGTCGAAGTCGGCAACGCGGCCATCTTCCTCGCATCCGACCTCGCCAGCGGCATCACCGGCGAAGTCACCTTCGTCGACTGTGGATACAACGTCACAGGTCTCTAA
- a CDS encoding EVE domain-containing protein: MPYLLKSEPNKYSFDDLIRDGETTWDGIANNQALLYLRGMKKGEKLVIYHSNIGKEAVGTAKVVSVDASDPKDPKVIIKPVKALKTPKSLADIKAAGVFTDSILFRQFRLSVVPLTDEQYDWLVS; the protein is encoded by the coding sequence ATGCCCTATCTCCTGAAATCAGAGCCAAACAAATACTCCTTCGACGACCTCATCCGCGACGGCGAGACCACGTGGGACGGCATCGCCAACAACCAGGCCCTCCTGTACCTGCGTGGGATGAAAAAAGGCGAAAAGCTCGTCATCTACCACTCGAACATCGGCAAGGAAGCCGTCGGTACGGCGAAGGTGGTCAGCGTAGACGCCAGCGATCCCAAGGATCCTAAGGTCATCATCAAGCCCGTCAAGGCTCTCAAAACCCCGAAGTCTCTCGCTGACATCAAGGCCGCCGGCGTCTTCACCGACTCCATCCTCTTCCGCCAGTTCCGCCTCTCCGTCGTGCCCCTCACGGACGAGCAGTACGACTGGCTGGTATCCTGA
- a CDS encoding aldo/keto reductase — protein MENFLLGGDLPIHRLGYGTMRLVGEGAWGEPRSRDEAHKVLHRALELGVNFLDTADAYGPNIAEELIAEALYPYAKNLIIATKGGITRQGPAKAAPCGRPEYLHQCVEMSLRRLKLERIDLYQLHRIDPKVPAEESLGKLADLQKQGKIRHIGLSEVTVEQIEHARTIVPIVSVQNKYNLTERKHEAVLDYCTQNNIAFIPWYPVAAGSLAKPGGALDSFAHERNLTLSQISLAWLLQHSLVMVPIPGTSSVAHLEENVSAQNINLSEDDMDILELIADTQSS, from the coding sequence ATGGAAAACTTTCTTCTCGGCGGCGACCTTCCCATTCATCGACTCGGCTACGGAACCATGCGCCTCGTAGGCGAGGGAGCGTGGGGCGAACCTCGCTCCCGTGACGAGGCCCACAAAGTCCTTCATCGCGCGCTCGAACTCGGCGTCAACTTCCTCGACACCGCCGACGCCTACGGCCCCAACATCGCCGAAGAGCTCATCGCGGAAGCGCTTTATCCCTATGCAAAAAACCTCATCATTGCCACCAAGGGCGGCATCACCCGCCAGGGACCTGCCAAGGCCGCACCCTGCGGGCGTCCGGAGTACCTTCACCAGTGCGTGGAGATGAGCCTCCGCCGCCTCAAGCTCGAACGCATCGATCTCTATCAACTCCATCGCATCGACCCCAAGGTGCCTGCGGAAGAGTCTCTGGGCAAACTCGCCGACCTGCAGAAACAGGGAAAGATCCGCCATATCGGCCTCTCCGAAGTCACAGTCGAACAGATCGAACACGCCCGCACCATCGTTCCCATCGTCAGCGTGCAGAACAAGTACAACCTCACCGAACGCAAACACGAAGCCGTCCTCGACTACTGCACCCAGAACAACATCGCCTTCATTCCCTGGTACCCCGTCGCCGCAGGCTCGCTCGCCAAACCCGGCGGCGCGCTGGACAGCTTCGCCCACGAACGCAATCTCACGCTCAGCCAGATCTCCCTGGCTTGGCTGCTGCAACACTCACTCGTGATGGTTCCGATACCCGGCACCTCCTCCGTCGCCCATCTTGAAGAAAATGTCTCCGCCCAGAACATCAACCTCTCCGAAGACGACATGGACATCCTCGAACTCATCGCCGACACCCAAAGCTCGTAG
- a CDS encoding GerMN domain-containing protein: protein MISRYQRFLFWILVGSSVLMAGYLIYLHQRVRSTAGTEGDDTPIAAPSSSQAESITFALAHDADGTITNTELSVALPGESAVRARALVERLLSDDALPRAEHPLPGGIAVEDVYLVNLPLTAPQRAGSESLGVPQLPSKAEDADPMTHASGELAVVNLRGSWADAHPSGIETETLTVLSIIGTLHANLPSISYVRFLVDGQQRATLAGHIDLARTYHSVDTANATHP, encoded by the coding sequence ATGATCTCCCGCTATCAGCGCTTCCTCTTCTGGATCCTCGTCGGCAGTTCCGTCCTCATGGCCGGATACCTGATCTACCTGCATCAACGCGTACGCTCCACTGCGGGCACGGAAGGCGACGATACCCCCATCGCCGCGCCGTCCTCCTCGCAGGCCGAGAGCATCACCTTTGCCCTCGCGCATGACGCCGACGGCACCATCACCAACACGGAGCTCTCCGTCGCGCTTCCCGGCGAGTCTGCCGTGCGTGCACGCGCCCTCGTAGAACGTCTCCTCTCGGACGACGCCCTCCCGCGCGCCGAACATCCTTTACCCGGCGGCATTGCCGTGGAAGACGTCTACCTCGTCAACCTTCCGCTCACCGCGCCGCAGCGCGCAGGCAGCGAGAGCCTGGGCGTTCCTCAGCTTCCATCCAAGGCCGAAGACGCCGATCCCATGACCCATGCCTCCGGTGAGTTGGCGGTCGTCAATCTGCGCGGCTCATGGGCCGACGCTCATCCCTCCGGTATCGAGACGGAGACGCTCACGGTCCTCTCCATCATCGGCACGCTGCACGCCAACCTGCCGTCGATCAGCTACGTCCGCTTTCTTGTCGACGGCCAGCAGCGGGCCACACTCGCGGGCCACATCGATCTCGCACGCACCTACCACAGCGTGGACACCGCCAACGCAACGCATCCGTAG
- a CDS encoding N-acetylmuramoyl-L-alanine amidase family protein has product MRWTKVAAAGITSASIWAITAQVAVQTPAPAPPHLRAVIFLDPAHGGADGGAKVGDSVLEKAVTLELANRIRPLLSARGFDVRMTREGDPTPTPTTDQRAGLQNQAHPAACIILHSAPTGTGVHIYTSALPEATIIPATSIVPWDEAQSTYIASSLRLSSEISTAFSRSQIPVSSGRTWMPPLDNLLCPAIAIEIASLNADGSKPPTDAGYQQRVAEAIAGAVLFWHGKIDPTMGAAQ; this is encoded by the coding sequence ATGCGCTGGACTAAGGTCGCTGCAGCTGGAATCACCTCTGCCTCCATCTGGGCCATCACGGCCCAGGTGGCAGTGCAGACGCCAGCGCCTGCACCACCGCATCTCCGGGCCGTGATCTTTCTCGATCCAGCCCACGGCGGCGCAGACGGCGGAGCCAAGGTTGGCGACAGCGTTCTGGAAAAAGCCGTCACGCTCGAACTCGCTAACCGCATTCGTCCTCTGCTCTCAGCGCGCGGCTTCGATGTCCGCATGACCCGCGAAGGCGACCCCACGCCAACACCCACCACCGATCAACGAGCTGGCCTGCAAAATCAGGCACACCCCGCAGCCTGCATCATCCTGCACAGCGCGCCTACCGGAACCGGCGTACATATCTACACCTCCGCCCTACCTGAAGCCACGATTATTCCTGCAACTTCGATCGTCCCCTGGGATGAGGCGCAGTCCACCTACATCGCCAGTAGTCTTCGTCTCTCCTCCGAGATCTCTACCGCCTTCTCGCGTTCACAGATCCCCGTATCTTCGGGACGCACATGGATGCCGCCGCTCGACAATCTTCTCTGCCCCGCTATCGCCATTGAAATCGCGTCTCTGAACGCCGATGGCAGCAAACCGCCCACAGACGCGGGTTACCAGCAGCGCGTCGCCGAAGCCATTGCTGGAGCGGTGCTCTTCTGGCACGGCAAAATCGATCCCACCATGGGAGCGGCGCAATGA
- a CDS encoding DUF1015 domain-containing protein translates to MRIYPFRALRYDTSKVALEQVVTQPYDKISPAMQQAYYDASPYNLIRVILGKKFDTDTEAGPNVYTRAADSLKEWRKEAILEEESEPAVYGYAQRYTVPGTTEVRERRGFICLGHLYDYAEKVVYRHEQTLSKPKSDRLNLFKATRTYCEQIYMLYSDPSFSVEKLIFGNATGHVTTPPDQSVTDEYGVVHMLWKVTDPQILNLVVGAMGDKKLIIADGHHRYETSTAYARERAAELGVSDTTKSFESPSNRADEGHAQLPTPPFPEAAMMMTLVNMDAPGITILPTHRLVVGLKDFSVAAFLERAKPYFEIEKLDVAAKSSGTTDEESLESANELLAPLNATEGVAMIAATAEGNYLLKANAEAISKALSNISEKQRQLDVVQLHALVLEQLLGLTQESIRNQENLRYLRSASDAVAKVASGEANVAFLIKPVTLDQLRDVSLALDVMPQKSTDFYPKLLSGLAFYALD, encoded by the coding sequence ATGCGTATCTACCCCTTCCGCGCCCTTCGTTACGACACGTCCAAAGTTGCCCTCGAGCAGGTTGTGACTCAGCCCTACGACAAGATCTCGCCCGCCATGCAGCAGGCCTACTACGACGCCAGCCCCTATAACCTCATCCGCGTCATCCTCGGCAAGAAGTTCGACACCGACACAGAAGCAGGCCCCAACGTCTACACACGCGCCGCCGACTCCCTCAAGGAGTGGCGCAAAGAAGCCATACTCGAAGAAGAGTCTGAGCCCGCCGTCTACGGCTACGCCCAGCGCTACACCGTTCCCGGCACCACCGAAGTGCGCGAACGCCGCGGCTTCATCTGCCTCGGTCATCTCTACGACTACGCGGAGAAGGTCGTCTATCGCCATGAACAGACGCTCTCCAAGCCGAAGTCCGACCGCCTGAATCTCTTCAAGGCCACCCGCACCTACTGCGAACAGATCTACATGCTCTACAGCGACCCCTCCTTCTCTGTGGAGAAGCTCATCTTCGGCAACGCGACCGGTCATGTCACCACGCCGCCCGACCAGTCCGTCACGGATGAGTACGGCGTCGTGCACATGCTCTGGAAGGTTACCGATCCCCAGATCCTCAACCTCGTTGTGGGCGCCATGGGCGATAAGAAGCTCATTATCGCCGACGGACACCATCGCTATGAGACCTCCACGGCCTACGCCCGCGAGCGCGCTGCGGAACTCGGCGTCAGCGACACCACGAAGAGCTTCGAATCCCCCTCGAACCGCGCCGATGAAGGCCACGCCCAGCTCCCCACGCCTCCCTTCCCGGAAGCCGCGATGATGATGACCCTCGTCAACATGGACGCTCCCGGCATCACCATCCTGCCCACGCATCGCCTCGTGGTCGGGCTCAAAGACTTCTCCGTCGCTGCCTTCCTGGAACGCGCCAAGCCCTACTTCGAGATCGAGAAACTCGACGTTGCCGCGAAGAGCTCCGGCACGACCGATGAAGAGTCCCTCGAAAGCGCGAACGAACTTCTCGCTCCGCTGAACGCCACCGAAGGCGTGGCGATGATCGCCGCCACGGCAGAGGGTAACTACCTTCTCAAGGCGAACGCCGAAGCCATCTCCAAGGCGCTCTCCAATATCAGCGAGAAGCAGCGCCAGCTCGACGTCGTGCAGCTGCACGCACTCGTCCTTGAGCAGCTTCTTGGCCTCACGCAGGAGTCGATCCGCAACCAGGAAAACCTCCGCTACCTCCGCTCCGCCTCCGACGCCGTCGCGAAGGTTGCGAGCGGCGAAGCGAACGTTGCCTTCCTGATCAAGCCGGTTACGCTCGACCAGCTCCGTGATGTCTCGCTCGCACTCGACGTCATGCCGCAGAAGTCCACGGATTTCTATCCAAAGCTGCTCTCAGGCCTCGCCTTCTATGCGCTGGACTAA
- a CDS encoding VWA domain-containing protein, with the protein MRHRCLYLTVLALPFLVLRCPAAHAQENPLGNVQTAQPAPKPVVKPEVTEGPDAARDATSHPTRTIRVESNLVLVPLTVTDDRNRLVTGLERDNFYLYENNQPQTIKTFSTDDAPVSIGIVFDLSGSMMSKFGRARKALSEFMRTSNPQDEFFVVGFNDRPAVIVDYTSNVDDVDARMVMLRPERRTALIDAAYLGLNKLKDAKYERKALLIISDGGDNRSRYVESELRRAVRESDTQIYSIGIFDVYAATPEEKSGPTLLMDICEMTGGRMFRVTDADELGDIAARISAELRNEYVLGFKPTDLRHDGNWRKLKVKMNAPAGLPPLTVHNRQGYYAPSE; encoded by the coding sequence ATGCGGCATCGGTGTCTTTATCTCACGGTTCTAGCGCTTCCGTTCCTTGTGTTGAGATGTCCAGCAGCTCACGCCCAGGAAAATCCCCTGGGTAACGTGCAGACGGCGCAGCCTGCCCCAAAACCAGTGGTAAAACCCGAGGTAACCGAGGGGCCGGATGCCGCGCGGGACGCTACCTCGCACCCGACACGGACGATCCGCGTGGAGTCGAACCTGGTGCTGGTTCCGCTGACGGTGACGGACGATCGCAACCGCCTGGTGACCGGCCTGGAGCGCGACAACTTTTATCTTTACGAGAACAACCAGCCGCAGACGATCAAAACCTTTTCCACGGATGACGCACCCGTGAGTATAGGGATCGTCTTCGATCTGAGCGGAAGCATGATGTCGAAGTTCGGACGGGCACGGAAGGCGTTGAGCGAGTTCATGCGTACCTCCAACCCGCAGGACGAGTTTTTCGTGGTGGGATTCAATGACCGGCCTGCGGTGATCGTCGATTACACCTCGAATGTGGACGATGTGGATGCGCGCATGGTGATGTTGCGTCCGGAGCGGCGTACGGCCCTGATCGATGCGGCGTACCTGGGTTTGAACAAGCTGAAGGACGCCAAGTATGAGCGCAAGGCGTTGCTGATCATCTCGGACGGTGGAGACAATCGCAGCCGGTACGTGGAAAGTGAGCTGCGGCGCGCGGTGCGCGAGAGCGATACGCAGATCTACTCGATCGGCATCTTCGATGTTTATGCCGCGACGCCGGAGGAGAAGAGCGGGCCTACGCTGCTGATGGATATCTGCGAAATGACGGGGGGACGAATGTTTCGCGTGACGGATGCGGACGAGCTGGGCGATATTGCGGCGCGTATCAGCGCGGAGTTGCGGAACGAATATGTCCTCGGATTCAAGCCCACGGACCTTCGTCATGACGGTAACTGGCGTAAATTGAAGGTGAAGATGAATGCGCCGGCAGGTCTGCCGCCGCTTACAGTACATAATCGCCAGGGGTACTATGCACCGTCGGAGTAG